In Deltaproteobacteria bacterium, one genomic interval encodes:
- a CDS encoding imidazolonepropionase, which produces MILLRDIDKVLTLAGAAQKRARGIQDEDLGIVGKQSILVSKNKIIWLGDLKRIPKVFKPQIKKEINLKGKTVMPSFVECHTHSVFAGTRRDEFELRNQGVSYQEIAQKGGGILSTQRELDKISANELLKLTQERVNKFIQQGVSVIEIKSGYGLDLKNEIKSLAVLKKIKGAQVVPTFLGAHGIPKKFHGEKEYLEFLKYQVLPLVKKKKLAERVDIFIEKGFFSVEAARDYLVYSSQLGFKTLIHADQLSLSGGTELACELQSLSADHVIQISDKQIEKVADSEVTCVLLPLADLYMKCSYPPAKKLIDEGARVALATDFNPGSCPSQDVMMVGLLARLEMKMTLAQVICAYTMGSSYALQLEREYGSVEIGKKAFFSILSGEYQDLFYSSTDNPITERFYDSKIEKLNSAVF; this is translated from the coding sequence ATGATATTACTAAGGGACATTGATAAGGTTTTAACCTTGGCAGGAGCGGCTCAAAAAAGAGCTCGAGGCATTCAAGACGAAGATCTAGGCATTGTGGGAAAACAATCTATACTTGTTTCTAAAAATAAAATTATTTGGTTAGGTGACTTAAAAAGAATTCCCAAAGTATTTAAACCGCAAATTAAAAAGGAGATCAATCTAAAAGGCAAAACGGTGATGCCTAGCTTTGTGGAGTGTCATACTCACAGCGTGTTTGCAGGAACAAGAAGAGATGAGTTCGAATTAAGAAATCAAGGGGTGAGTTATCAAGAAATTGCCCAAAAAGGTGGGGGCATCTTATCGACACAAAGGGAGTTAGATAAAATCAGTGCGAACGAACTTCTGAAATTAACCCAAGAGAGAGTGAACAAGTTTATTCAGCAAGGTGTGTCTGTTATTGAAATAAAAAGCGGCTATGGATTGGATTTAAAAAATGAGATAAAATCCCTTGCCGTTCTAAAAAAAATTAAGGGAGCTCAAGTTGTTCCAACATTTTTAGGAGCCCATGGGATTCCGAAAAAATTTCACGGTGAAAAAGAATATCTCGAGTTTTTAAAGTATCAAGTCCTTCCCCTTGTAAAGAAAAAAAAATTAGCAGAGAGAGTGGACATTTTTATCGAGAAAGGTTTTTTTTCAGTGGAGGCGGCTCGAGACTACTTAGTTTATTCCAGTCAGTTGGGTTTTAAAACCTTAATTCATGCCGATCAGCTTTCCTTGAGTGGAGGGACAGAGCTGGCTTGTGAGCTTCAATCACTTTCTGCGGATCATGTGATCCAAATTTCAGACAAGCAGATAGAAAAAGTAGCTGATTCAGAAGTGACTTGTGTGTTATTGCCTCTTGCAGATCTTTATATGAAGTGTTCTTACCCTCCAGCAAAAAAATTGATTGATGAGGGGGCCAGAGTGGCCCTGGCAACTGATTTTAATCCTGGAAGCTGTCCTTCCCAGGATGTGATGATGGTGGGGCTACTGGCCCGTTTAGAAATGAAAATGACCTTGGCTCAAGTTATTTGCGCCTACACCATGGGAAGTAGTTATGCACTTCAATTGGAAAGGGAGTATGGTTCAGTCGAGATAGGAAAAAAAGCCTTTTTTTCAATTCTTTCTGGTGAATATCAAGATCTATTTTATTCAAGCACGGACAATCCCATCACAGAAAGATTTTATGATTCTAAAATTGAAAAATTAAACAGCGCGGTCTTCTAG
- a CDS encoding phosphatidylserine/phosphatidylglycerophosphate/cardiolipin synthase family protein has translation MKEFLNHIIYSQLKVFILIFLLTVLNLRASEKVSYQEGIQSLNDSVDMVLPLFTQRESYQSRIDLALHPENKQLDVLTFTLAEDSVGFSLLAAAIEIAEKGGAPRIGFDAFSSKVSSELMTYMREKGVELRAYRPLSYNFKNLLYFLKLGPLGFVNYLNLRTHDKVFITKHGTIVGSSNYSKYYFLLGKKEMSDKKERWEAWTFLDREILIQGPAEYEARQEFERKWNETEFWSTGEKVNLTDDVRRKYDEAILKQKGFLNQIKNSKELNHFVSVQDLEYVNDTSSFIKKNNKIHKKILELISSAQHEIIISNPYVLLPKDIYEALISAKNRGVIIKIFTNKAGGSDEGDVSKQFKFDLRKLENSGFEVYLNEFFYVFHGKVIVVDKESIYWGSYNFDNRSKSFNSENGVFFKSIEIAKVIYDRTLKNGIFRGVEIISQGEKKYNLRYLPQTCKEYYGRPKIETILLPRGFWEKIMMKVKEPLL, from the coding sequence ATGAAAGAATTTTTAAATCACATAATTTATTCTCAGCTAAAAGTTTTCATTTTAATTTTTCTCTTAACTGTTCTCAATTTGCGGGCATCAGAAAAAGTAAGTTATCAAGAGGGAATTCAATCATTGAACGATTCTGTGGATATGGTTTTGCCTCTTTTTACGCAAAGAGAGTCTTATCAAAGTCGAATAGATTTAGCCTTGCATCCGGAAAATAAACAGTTAGACGTACTGACCTTTACCTTGGCTGAAGATTCTGTTGGTTTTTCTCTTTTAGCCGCCGCTATTGAAATTGCAGAAAAGGGCGGAGCCCCCAGAATAGGGTTCGATGCTTTTTCTTCGAAAGTAAGTTCTGAACTTATGACCTATATGAGAGAAAAAGGTGTAGAGTTGCGGGCTTACAGGCCACTGTCTTACAATTTTAAAAATTTATTATATTTTTTAAAACTAGGACCTTTGGGTTTTGTTAATTATTTAAATTTGAGGACACATGATAAAGTTTTTATCACGAAACATGGAACTATCGTAGGATCTTCGAATTATTCAAAATATTATTTTCTTCTTGGAAAAAAGGAAATGTCTGACAAAAAGGAAAGGTGGGAAGCGTGGACATTTTTAGACAGAGAGATTTTGATTCAAGGTCCAGCCGAATATGAGGCTCGTCAGGAGTTTGAAAGGAAATGGAATGAAACGGAATTTTGGTCCACGGGAGAAAAAGTTAACTTAACCGATGATGTCAGAAGAAAATATGATGAAGCCATTTTAAAGCAAAAGGGTTTTTTAAATCAAATTAAAAACTCAAAAGAACTTAATCATTTTGTTTCCGTTCAAGATCTAGAGTATGTAAATGACACATCCTCATTCATAAAGAAAAACAATAAGATTCATAAAAAAATACTAGAATTAATCTCTTCAGCTCAACATGAAATTATTATTTCTAACCCCTATGTTTTACTTCCTAAAGACATTTATGAAGCCCTTATCAGTGCAAAAAACAGAGGTGTGATTATTAAGATTTTTACGAATAAAGCTGGAGGGTCAGACGAGGGGGATGTGTCTAAGCAGTTTAAGTTCGATTTAAGAAAATTGGAAAATAGTGGATTTGAGGTTTATCTGAATGAGTTTTTTTACGTGTTTCATGGAAAAGTAATTGTAGTAGATAAAGAAAGTATCTACTGGGGATCCTATAATTTTGATAATCGTTCAAAAAGTTTTAATTCAGAAAACGGTGTCTTCTTTAAAAGTATTGAAATCGCAAAAGTGATTTATGATAGAACTTTAAAAAATGGAATTTTTAGAGGAGTCGAGATAATAAGTCAGGGAGAAAAGAAATATAATTTAAGATATTTGCCTCAAACCTGCAAAGAATATTATGGGAGACCCAAAATAGAAACCATATTATTACCTAGGGGTTTCTGGGAAAAAATAATGATGAAGGTAAAAGAACCACTTCTATAA